Proteins encoded in a region of the Cytobacillus pseudoceanisediminis genome:
- a CDS encoding MerR family transcriptional regulator, translating into MAEKAKVTKRTIDYYTSLGLLKAERSPSNYRYYDYSAIERIAFIEKCKADGLSLEEIKKKLSADFLKR; encoded by the coding sequence TTGGCTGAAAAAGCAAAGGTTACTAAGAGAACGATTGATTACTATACTTCACTCGGACTGCTAAAAGCAGAACGTTCCCCTTCAAATTATCGCTATTATGATTATTCCGCCATCGAACGTATTGCTTTTATCGAAAAATGTAAAGCGGATGGTTTGTCGCTGGAGGAAATAAAGAAAAAGTTATCGGCCGATTTTCTGAAGAGGTAG